Proteins from one Apis cerana isolate GH-2021 linkage group LG11, AcerK_1.0, whole genome shotgun sequence genomic window:
- the LOC108001130 gene encoding uncharacterized protein LOC108001130 isoform X2 codes for MKFRTFVLILLCLTCHANEHPDTKQTKSNDVDSTTESNEPPEGYYAFVKSPNAEPPKVRPPPYIDSDKECYDTGKQGKGFVSIHNICGDLNKGYIPRNPMNQYFNGSSYPFALLKNHTLKFLSKALPILKADDSLPKVATVHSYFQNSVDTDEKRSRSKRSSDSESALDTLRNGRKFCENGGGVVCMLYKAIQGEPLATSAAERRDEPSTPEYRQRTSPQEKPEYTGPPTPCPAKVEYATPVFAKNYQGVWRYVVQIPYEGYFTQTIEVTRCMQSRCHYLDGGCLSSPRWTSLLVAEIFYPDTFVEENQNSRINGLRDIAGSPPPVHDFQNYQQYLQKRAGENEARNSGSQHHCDGVDEMGCFQVRLYYDWFLVPGSCKCWRPDYFNRYVRRSGSNVEL; via the exons ATGAAATTCCGAACATTTGTT cTGATACTTTTGTGCCTTACGTGTCATGCAAATGAACATCCGGATACGAAACAAACGAAATCAAATGACGTCGATTCGACAACGGAATCTAATGAACCACCAGAAGGATATTATGCTTTTGTTAAATCACCAAATGCAGAACCGCCTAAAGTGAGACCACCACCTTATATAGACAGCGATAAAGAGTGCTATG ataccgGTAAACAGGGAAAAGGTTTCGTttctatacataatatttgtgGAGATCTTAACAAGGGTTATATCCCACGAAATCCTatgaatcaatatttcaatggtTCGTCATATCCTTT tgcACTATTGAAAAATCACACGCTGAAATTTTTGAGCAAAGCTTTGCCTATACTCAAGGCCGATGATTCATTACCGAAGGTGGCCACAGTTCACTCGTATTTCCAAAACTC TGTAGACACTGATGAGAAACGAAGCAGAAGTAAACGATCATCCGATTCAGAAAGCGCATTAGACACTCTCAGAAATGGTCGTAAATTTTGCGAGAATGGTGGAGGAGT AGTTTGCATGCTCTACAAGGCTATACAAGGTGAGCCATTGGCTACATCAGCAGCTGAACGTCGTGACGAGCCTTCTACTCCCGAGTATCGTCAACGAACATCGCCACAAGAGAAACCAGAGTACACTGGCCCACCTACTCCTTGTCCAGCTAAAGTGGAATACGCGACACCGGTGTTCGCCAAGAATTATCAAGGCGTTTGGCGTTATGTAGTTCAAATACCTTACGAGGGTTATTTCACACAGACTATTGAAGTAACCAGATGCAT GCAATCAAGATGTCATTATTTGGATGGTGGATGTCTGTCATCGCCAAGGTGGACTAGCTTGTTGGTAGCGGAAATTTTCTATCCCGATACATTCGTGGAAGAAAACCAAAACTCTAGAATCAATGGTCTAAGAGATATTGCAGGTTCACCGCCGCCTGTTcacgattttcaaaattatcaacaatatttacaaaagcGTGCTGGTGAAAACGAAGCTCGAAACAGTGGATCGCAGCATCATTGCGATGGTGTTGACGAAATGGGTTGTTTCCag gTAAGATTGTATTACGACTGGTTCCTTGTACCAGGAAGCTGCAAGTGTTGGCGTCCCGATTATTTCAACCGCTATGTCCGTCGAAGCGGATCTAACGTTGAATTGTGA
- the LOC108001130 gene encoding uncharacterized protein LOC108001130 isoform X1 — MKEKKVLRLNNLILLCLTCHANEHPDTKQTKSNDVDSTTESNEPPEGYYAFVKSPNAEPPKVRPPPYIDSDKECYDTGKQGKGFVSIHNICGDLNKGYIPRNPMNQYFNGSSYPFALLKNHTLKFLSKALPILKADDSLPKVATVHSYFQNSVDTDEKRSRSKRSSDSESALDTLRNGRKFCENGGGVVCMLYKAIQGEPLATSAAERRDEPSTPEYRQRTSPQEKPEYTGPPTPCPAKVEYATPVFAKNYQGVWRYVVQIPYEGYFTQTIEVTRCMQSRCHYLDGGCLSSPRWTSLLVAEIFYPDTFVEENQNSRINGLRDIAGSPPPVHDFQNYQQYLQKRAGENEARNSGSQHHCDGVDEMGCFQVRLYYDWFLVPGSCKCWRPDYFNRYVRRSGSNVEL, encoded by the exons atgaaagagaaaaaagtgtTACGATTGAACAAT cTGATACTTTTGTGCCTTACGTGTCATGCAAATGAACATCCGGATACGAAACAAACGAAATCAAATGACGTCGATTCGACAACGGAATCTAATGAACCACCAGAAGGATATTATGCTTTTGTTAAATCACCAAATGCAGAACCGCCTAAAGTGAGACCACCACCTTATATAGACAGCGATAAAGAGTGCTATG ataccgGTAAACAGGGAAAAGGTTTCGTttctatacataatatttgtgGAGATCTTAACAAGGGTTATATCCCACGAAATCCTatgaatcaatatttcaatggtTCGTCATATCCTTT tgcACTATTGAAAAATCACACGCTGAAATTTTTGAGCAAAGCTTTGCCTATACTCAAGGCCGATGATTCATTACCGAAGGTGGCCACAGTTCACTCGTATTTCCAAAACTC TGTAGACACTGATGAGAAACGAAGCAGAAGTAAACGATCATCCGATTCAGAAAGCGCATTAGACACTCTCAGAAATGGTCGTAAATTTTGCGAGAATGGTGGAGGAGT AGTTTGCATGCTCTACAAGGCTATACAAGGTGAGCCATTGGCTACATCAGCAGCTGAACGTCGTGACGAGCCTTCTACTCCCGAGTATCGTCAACGAACATCGCCACAAGAGAAACCAGAGTACACTGGCCCACCTACTCCTTGTCCAGCTAAAGTGGAATACGCGACACCGGTGTTCGCCAAGAATTATCAAGGCGTTTGGCGTTATGTAGTTCAAATACCTTACGAGGGTTATTTCACACAGACTATTGAAGTAACCAGATGCAT GCAATCAAGATGTCATTATTTGGATGGTGGATGTCTGTCATCGCCAAGGTGGACTAGCTTGTTGGTAGCGGAAATTTTCTATCCCGATACATTCGTGGAAGAAAACCAAAACTCTAGAATCAATGGTCTAAGAGATATTGCAGGTTCACCGCCGCCTGTTcacgattttcaaaattatcaacaatatttacaaaagcGTGCTGGTGAAAACGAAGCTCGAAACAGTGGATCGCAGCATCATTGCGATGGTGTTGACGAAATGGGTTGTTTCCag gTAAGATTGTATTACGACTGGTTCCTTGTACCAGGAAGCTGCAAGTGTTGGCGTCCCGATTATTTCAACCGCTATGTCCGTCGAAGCGGATCTAACGTTGAATTGTGA
- the LOC107995820 gene encoding galactosylgalactosylxylosylprotein 3-beta-glucuronosyltransferase P, which produces MKSSMKMGVIALIGLFVVFYQYHLSTSVRFDQIADFNTGGSAEESPVLSQEEVERYVRTSKFKEVMIKSAVHKVQEMNGLSPDIASMLVQQLTNYLHKDILELSENNSKNDQNVSLNEERRESSMNSDKIPEPLYIITPTYRRPEQIPELTRMSHTLMLVKNVHWLVIEDATVATKQVTRLLERTGLKFEHLTAPMPEKYKQKKGAKPRGVSNRNRGLQWIRANATNGVFYFADDDNTYDIALFDEIRKTKRVSMFPVGLCTKFGLSSPIIKNEKFVGFYDGWIAGRKFPVDMAGFAVNVKFLLQRPNASMPFKAGYEEDGFLKSLAPFEPKEIEFLADNCTKVLAWHTQTKKNEPSAPLDMKLYGETNLVKLKQQIV; this is translated from the exons ATGAAGTCATCTATGAAAATGGGGGTGATAGCCTTAATAGGTCTGTTCGTGGTGTTTTACCAATACCATTTGTCAACCAGCGTACGATTCGATCAGATCGCAGATTTCAACACGGGTGGTTCCGCGGAAGAAAGCCCTGTTTTATCCCAGGAAGAAGTAGAACGCTACGTAAGGACGTCTAAATTCAAGGAAGTAATG ATCAAAAGCGCTGTGCATAAAGTTCAAGAGATGAACGGGCTCAGTCCAGACATAGCCTCTATGTTGGTACAGCAGTTAACGAATTATTTGCACAAGGATATTCTCGAATTATCCGAGAATAATTCGAAGAACGATCAAAACGTATCGTTGAACGAAGAGAGGCGAGAATCGTCGATGAATTCGGACAAAATTCCGGAACCGTTGTATATAATCACGCCGACGTATCGTCGGCCAGAACAAATACCGGAACTCACTAGGATGTCGCATACTTTGATGTTGGTAAAGAATGTTCACTGGCTCGTTATCGAGGACGCGACCGTTGCCACTAAACAAGTGACGAGGTTGTTGGAACGAACAGGATTGAAGTTCGAGCATCTGACTG ctCCGATGCCTGAAAAGTACAAGCAGAAAAAGGGTGCCAAACCACGAGGCGTGTCTAATCGGAATCGTGGCTTGCAATGGATCAGAGCAAATGCAACTAATGGCGTCTTCTATTTCGCCGATGATGACAATACCTATGATATAGCACTCTTCGACGaa atacgTAAAACGAAACGAGTCTCCATGTTTCCTGTCGGTTTATGCACCAAATTTGGTTTAAGCTCGCccattattaaaaacgaaaaattcgtCGGATTTTACGATGGATGGATCGCCGGTCGAAAATTCCCAGTCGATATGGCAGGTTTTGCTGTAAACGTGAAGTTCCTGCTTCAAAGGCCAAATGCCTCGATGCCATTCAAAGCTGGATACGAGGAAgatggatttttaaaaagtttggcACCATTTGAAccgaaagaaattgaattcttaGCCGATAATTGCACCAAGGTACTCGCTTGGCATACGCAGACAAAAAAGAACGAACCAAGTGCACCTCTTGATATGAAACTGTACGGTGAAACGAACctagttaaattaaaacaacaaaTAGTATGA